In Drosophila santomea strain STO CAGO 1482 chromosome 2L, Prin_Dsan_1.1, whole genome shotgun sequence, a single window of DNA contains:
- the LOC120454908 gene encoding uncharacterized protein LOC120454908 yields MTRSISYSFKRLIVSFLAVTLICLWSMSSSKFDEKLRTSVRESQVVKKIFYVKSGKCEMRYVDPFNAEFLKINHPKEFIPCTNESDLVSAHYDKILNQYVLHINEEVLHELSESKTNDFACFYQKIIYGQSADHYVGKGRRTKIIQNYRVPLDVDGMLVECRTADKIRVLQRDAFVFVQYKDPSQKAKRDKKASVIMYGIDTVSRTNLRRMMPMVHEFLKSPGWYEMMGYNKVADNSFPNIFAMLTGFSPESAESRICNTDVDGCLDKIPFIWKEFKKDGYLTAYAEDEEHSNTFNYAKPGFAVKPTDYYFRPFLTALENETSIQYCPGCLMKYCLGRRLASSYIFDYCRQFMQRFVAKRPIWGMFWTNHYSHDDLFMLSAMQHKILEDLLGFEKDGAFEHTIMIFFSDHGARFGPLMYTKEAFLEERLPMMFIYLPPWFRIKYPHYVEALAQNQNRLSSNFDLYNTLKHIINIEGSVEHTKRSYDCPQCQSLFYPLPENRSCSEAGIAEAYCTCHNYEEVQEDQETWRMADLVVDRMNKYLHHHNLQNLCSNLTLRVVNNTEVRILDMDKNLVKGMRHYHTKFQVHQNLAEFFATILYDKETEELQINVELISRTNMYGTDSECVNNKNQKLYCVCLSKLRAIIK; encoded by the exons ATGACGCGGTCTATTTCATACTCATTTAAAAGACTTATCGTGAGTTTTCTGGCTGTAACCTTAATATGTCTGTGGAGCATGAGTTCCTCAAAATTTGATGAAAAGCTTAGGACTAGTGTTCGGGAATCTCAGGTAgtaaaaaaaatcttttatgTCAAATCCGGAAAGTGTGAGATGCGTTATGTGGATCCCTTTAATGCGGAGTTCTTGAAAATCAATCACCCGAAAGAATTTATACCGTGCACCAATGAAAGTGATCTTGTTTCCGCACACTACGATAAAATATTGAATCAATATGTGCTTCACATAAATGAGGAAGTGCTTCATGAGCTGTCCGAGTCAAAAACGAATGACTTTGCTTGCTTTTATCagaaaattatttatggccaatCAGCGGATCATTACGTCGG GAAAGGTAGAAGAACCAAAATCATTCAGAACTATCGGGTGCCCTTGGATGTCGATGGCATGCTGGTTGAGTGCAGAACCGCTGACAAAATAAGAGTCCTTCAAAGAGAtgcttttgtgtttgtgcaATACAAGGATCCTTCACAAAAAGCAAAGCGAGATAAAAAGGCCAGTGTAATTATGTACGGCATAGATACCGTCTCAAGGACCAATCTTCGTCGAATGATGCCCATGGTACACGAGTTCCTCAAGTCTCCAGGATGGTACGAAATGATGGGCTACAATAAG GTGGCTGATAATTCCTTTCCGAACATATTCGCTATGCTAACTGGATTTTCCCCCGAGTCGGCCGAATCACGAATTTGTAATACGGATGTTGATGGATGTTTGGATAAAATACCCTTCATATGGAAGGAGTTCAAGAAAGACGGTTATTTAACGGCCTATGCCGAAGATGAGGAGCACTCAAATACCTTCAACTATGCAAAGCCAGGCTTTGCCGTGAAGCCCACAGATTATTATTTTCGTCCATTTCTAACCGCCCTGGAAAATGAGACATCGATCCAATATTGCCCTGGTTGCCTAATGAAATATTGTCTGGGTCGTCGACTTGCCAGCAGCTACATCTTCGATTACTGCCGCCAGTTTATGCAACGATTCGTTGCCAAACGCCCCATCTGGGGCATGTTTTGGACAAACCACTACAGCCACGATGATTTGTTTATGCTTTCGGCCATGCAACACAAGATCCTCGAAGATCTGCTTGGTTTTGAAAAGGATGGGGCCTTCGAGCATACCATAATGATATTCTTCTCGGATCACGGAGCCCGTTTCGGTCCCCTTATGTATACGAAAGAAGCGTTTCTAGAGGAGCGGCTGCCCATGATGTTCATTTACTTGCCGCCCTGGTTCCGAATAAAATATCCCCACTATGTGGAGGCTCTGGCCCAGAATCAGAATCGGTTGAGTTCCAACTTTGACCTGTACAATACCTTGAAACACATTATAAACATTGAAGGATCAGTAGAGCACACCAAACGCTCCTACGACTGCCCTCAGTGTCAGTCGCTTTTTTATCCACTGCCAGAGAATCGAAGCTGTTCGGAGGCTGGCATAGCGGAGGCTTACTGTACGTGCCACAACTACGAGGAAGTCCAGGAGGACCAAGAGACTTGGCGCATGGCCGATCTGGTGGTTGATCGCATGAACAAATACCTTCACCATCATAATCTGCAGAATCTTTGTAGTAATCTAACCCTGAGGGTAGTGAACAACACCGAAGTAAGAATACTCGACATGGATAAAAATCTAGTGAAGGGAATGCGACACTACCATACAAAATTTCAAGTTCATCAAAATTTGGCTGAGTTCTTTGCCACCATTCTCTACGATAAGGAGACAGAAGAGCTCCAGATAAATGTGGAGCTCATCAGTCGAACTAATATGTATGGTACCGATTCAGAGTGCGTTAACAATAAGAATCAGAAGTTATATTGCGTTTGCTTGTCAAAGCTACGCGCTATAATAAAGTAA